In Ruminococcaceae bacterium BL-4, one DNA window encodes the following:
- a CDS encoding 23S rRNA (Uracil(1939)-C(5))-methyltransferase RlmD, with the protein MELKEIHKCPLYHKCGGCQLQNLSYPEQLRWKERRVFSLLGHFCKPNPILGMDFPYHYRNKVQAAFTTDRKGQIISGVYQSSTHRVVPVESCLTEDETADRIMGTIRKLLKSFKLSTFDERTGCGFLRHVLIKRGFSTNQVMVVLVAANPIFPEKKFVKALRTEHPEITTVILNLNKRHTSLVLGEREKVLWGPGYIEDDLCSCRFRISSKSFYQINPLQTAVLYRTAMDFAHLTGTETVIDAYCGIGTIGLVASKKAKKVIGVEINPAAVKDAIRNAKLNKATNAQFFTGDAGDFMVELAADKEQIDTVFLDPPRAGSSEPFLASLNRLNPKRVVYISCNPETQARDFHYLVKLGWKVKALQPVDMFPHTNHIETVALLMKAETAK; encoded by the coding sequence ATGGAATTAAAAGAGATTCACAAGTGTCCGCTTTATCACAAATGCGGCGGGTGCCAGCTACAGAATCTTTCCTATCCGGAACAGCTTCGTTGGAAAGAGCGCCGAGTCTTTTCTCTTTTAGGGCATTTCTGCAAGCCGAATCCGATTTTGGGAATGGATTTTCCCTATCACTACCGCAACAAAGTACAAGCGGCTTTTACAACGGACCGTAAAGGACAAATCATTTCTGGTGTTTACCAATCCAGCACACATCGAGTCGTTCCGGTAGAGTCTTGTCTGACTGAAGACGAAACCGCAGACCGCATCATGGGAACCATTCGAAAACTGCTCAAAAGTTTTAAACTTTCCACATTTGATGAGCGCACTGGGTGCGGATTTTTACGCCATGTTCTGATCAAGCGCGGATTTTCTACCAATCAGGTCATGGTTGTTTTGGTGGCGGCAAATCCGATTTTCCCAGAAAAGAAATTCGTAAAAGCGCTGAGAACGGAACATCCGGAAATTACAACTGTTATTTTAAATTTAAATAAACGCCATACCAGTCTTGTGCTCGGTGAACGGGAAAAAGTTCTCTGGGGTCCAGGATATATTGAAGATGATCTCTGCTCCTGCCGTTTTCGGATTTCTTCAAAAAGCTTTTATCAGATCAACCCCTTGCAAACTGCAGTGCTTTATCGCACTGCAATGGATTTTGCACATCTAACTGGGACAGAAACCGTAATTGACGCCTACTGTGGGATCGGAACAATCGGACTTGTTGCCTCCAAAAAGGCAAAAAAAGTGATCGGCGTCGAGATTAATCCCGCCGCAGTAAAAGACGCAATCCGGAATGCAAAGCTTAACAAAGCCACAAATGCGCAGTTCTTTACTGGAGATGCGGGAGATTTTATGGTCGAACTTGCCGCCGACAAAGAGCAGATTGATACTGTTTTTCTAGATCCGCCCCGCGCCGGAAGCAGCGAGCCGTTTTTAGCAAGTCTCAACCGTCTAAATCCAAAGCGAGTCGTTTATATTTCCTGCAATCCTGAAACGCAGGCAAGGGATTTTCATTATCTTGTCAAGTTGGGCTGGAAAGTAAAAGCACTTCAGCCGGTAGACATGTTCCCGCATACGAACCATATTGAGACGGTAGCACTTTTGATGAAAGCTGAAACGGCAAAATGA
- a CDS encoding membrane protein of unknown function (Evidence 5 : Unknown function) — MNESNSFSEGSPKNPALNPEISDSAKEVPTAQNDFAPPSDPEVTDSAEPPLPPETHKDPTTQTALEDSISFASLVTAQRLSYEEMRDTRRCASHSSFLVFISICLMNLMILGLTWLCRSNPALHSNSSSFFYLKPIIYYSISCFSYCVAIGFPALLYQLHTHQPLEKVVRFDSPKSHGLSRSAIICMFFAGMGLTLLANYPTSFVTQILQMFGISHVSPDDMPLASDVATQIFYMLYGTLIPPLVEELLFRGVILNILRRHGDSFAIIMSAFIFGLYHGNIPQFVFAFLMGLIAGYLYIRTGSILIPILIHMFNNGFSCLSVLIQQWYGNTVFENFQSTYFSAFLLLGAVGLGFLIKNRKKYLPLPKSKTLHAPLSVRMTCGIGNLGTIFLILNFIMLCAVTNIL; from the coding sequence ATGAACGAATCAAATTCTTTTTCGGAAGGTTCTCCGAAAAATCCTGCTCTAAATCCGGAAATTTCGGACTCTGCAAAAGAAGTTCCAACAGCACAAAATGATTTTGCCCCGCCAAGTGACCCCGAAGTCACTGATTCTGCAGAACCTCCTTTACCGCCAGAAACACACAAAGATCCTACTACTCAAACCGCACTTGAAGATTCAATCTCGTTTGCCTCTCTTGTAACTGCGCAGCGCCTTTCCTATGAGGAGATGCGGGATACCCGCCGCTGCGCAAGTCATTCTTCCTTTTTGGTGTTTATCTCTATCTGCCTGATGAATCTTATGATCTTAGGGCTCACTTGGTTATGCCGTTCCAATCCCGCTTTACACAGCAATAGCAGCAGCTTTTTCTACCTAAAGCCCATCATTTATTATTCTATCTCCTGCTTTTCCTACTGCGTGGCGATTGGATTCCCGGCTTTGCTTTATCAGCTCCATACTCACCAACCGCTGGAAAAAGTTGTTCGGTTTGATTCTCCCAAAAGTCATGGCCTTTCACGCAGCGCAATCATTTGTATGTTTTTTGCCGGAATGGGACTTACGCTGCTGGCCAATTATCCTACCTCTTTTGTTACCCAAATTCTTCAAATGTTTGGGATTTCTCATGTTTCTCCCGACGATATGCCGCTCGCATCAGACGTTGCCACCCAAATTTTTTATATGCTCTATGGCACCTTGATTCCTCCCCTTGTGGAAGAACTGCTTTTCCGTGGTGTAATTTTAAACATTCTTAGGCGGCATGGCGATTCCTTTGCAATTATCATGTCAGCATTCATTTTTGGGCTTTATCATGGGAATATTCCCCAATTCGTTTTTGCATTTTTAATGGGTCTGATCGCCGGATATCTTTACATTCGAACCGGCTCTATTTTAATTCCAATTTTGATTCACATGTTCAATAACGGATTTTCCTGTCTAAGTGTCCTTATACAGCAATGGTATGGGAATACTGTCTTTGAGAATTTTCAAAGCACTTACTTTTCGGCATTCTTACTGCTTGGCGCCGTTGGACTCGGATTTCTTATAAAAAATCGAAAAAAATATCTGCCGCTTCCAAAGAGTAAAACACTTCATGCTCCACTATCGGTTCGCATGACCTGTGGGATCGGAAACCTCGGAACAATTTTTCTGATTCTAAATTTTATTATGCTGTGCGCAGTGACAAATATCCTATGA
- the tadA gene encoding tRNA-specific adenosine deaminase, translated as MTDSELMREALLLAAQSAAEGEVPVGAVLSKDGEIISRGRNRRETAKNALCHAELEAIQKGCEALSGWRLWQCTLYVTLEPCPMCAGAIINARIPRLVYGASDPKAGSCGSVIDLFSLPYNHHPMVESGLLEPECRALLQEFFSELRKRRKSKNC; from the coding sequence ATGACTGATTCCGAATTGATGCGGGAAGCACTTCTGCTGGCAGCTCAATCAGCAGCAGAAGGAGAAGTCCCGGTAGGAGCAGTATTGAGCAAAGATGGTGAAATTATTTCACGGGGACGTAATCGTCGCGAAACAGCTAAAAATGCTCTGTGCCATGCAGAACTTGAAGCAATTCAAAAAGGCTGTGAAGCACTCAGTGGCTGGCGGCTATGGCAATGTACCCTTTACGTAACATTAGAGCCATGCCCTATGTGTGCCGGTGCAATTATTAACGCCCGGATTCCACGGCTGGTTTACGGTGCATCCGACCCCAAAGCCGGTTCCTGTGGTTCTGTCATTGATTTATTTTCACTTCCTTATAATCATCATCCAATGGTGGAATCCGGCCTTTTAGAGCCGGAATGCCGGGCATTATTACAAGAATTTTTTTCAGAGTTGAGAAAAAGACGCAAATCAAAAAACTGTTGA
- a CDS encoding CvpA family protein: protein MKKPLTKNGKKAVAVIVILILAFIYYYVELPAINIHSVGFWEFLILAAVVIVFILTILPKLKHSSKANPPDLSPKHDKRLKKGLLCIGFLVVVFLLGALLSSPIVNASKYQQLLTVQDREFTNDIKQISYDEIPLLDSDSAALLGNRKMGSMVDMVSQFEVSNTYTQINYHNSPVRVAPLQYADPIKWLTNQSNGIPAYILIDMATQDTELVKLDQPIKYSESEYFNRNIYRHLRFHYPTYIFDNINFELDENGTPWWVCPVKGFTIGLFGGQTVERVVLCNAQTGECQDVSVGDVPQWVDRVYSSSLLTSYYNYYGTLKHGFLNSVFGQKDCLKTTDGYNYLALDDDVWLYTGVTSVTGDQSIVGFVLMNQRTGETHFYSVQGAVESSAMSSAEGQVQNLGYKATFPLLLNTADQPTYFIALKDNSGLVKKYAMVNVQKYQIVAIGDTVAECEKKYISLMAQNGISGGTVNTTLNDKKITGTIRKMAQSVLEGNSHYYLLLDSSSSLFDVPVSQDLNVLRYSEGDRITLTYTPPEDGSANGVCTVTGIVKDSAGSSNPSSTATTSSTASATESTSSTAK from the coding sequence ATGAAAAAGCCTCTCACCAAAAATGGGAAAAAAGCCGTTGCAGTAATTGTTATTTTGATTCTGGCTTTTATTTACTACTATGTAGAACTGCCGGCAATCAATATTCATTCTGTTGGCTTCTGGGAATTTCTAATTCTCGCCGCAGTAGTAATTGTATTTATCTTGACCATTTTACCAAAACTCAAGCATTCCAGCAAAGCAAATCCTCCTGATCTTAGCCCCAAACATGATAAACGTTTAAAAAAAGGACTTCTTTGTATCGGCTTTTTAGTTGTTGTATTTCTCTTAGGCGCGTTACTCTCTTCTCCGATTGTTAACGCCTCCAAATATCAACAGCTGCTTACTGTACAAGACCGAGAATTTACCAACGATATTAAGCAGATCTCCTATGACGAAATTCCACTGTTGGACAGTGACTCTGCCGCCCTTTTGGGAAACCGAAAAATGGGGAGCATGGTAGATATGGTTTCTCAGTTTGAGGTCAGTAATACCTATACGCAAATCAACTATCACAATTCTCCTGTACGAGTGGCTCCGCTTCAATATGCAGATCCGATTAAATGGCTGACAAATCAATCCAATGGCATTCCAGCTTATATCCTAATCGATATGGCAACGCAGGATACCGAACTCGTTAAACTGGATCAGCCAATCAAATATTCGGAATCGGAATATTTTAACCGCAATATTTATCGCCATCTACGGTTCCATTATCCTACTTATATCTTTGACAATATCAATTTTGAACTCGATGAAAATGGAACTCCTTGGTGGGTTTGCCCCGTAAAAGGATTTACCATTGGATTATTCGGCGGGCAAACCGTCGAGCGCGTTGTTCTCTGTAATGCGCAAACCGGTGAATGCCAGGATGTATCTGTAGGTGATGTTCCACAATGGGTTGACCGTGTCTACTCCTCTTCCCTTTTAACCTCTTACTACAATTACTACGGAACCTTAAAGCATGGCTTTCTCAATTCGGTTTTTGGTCAGAAAGATTGTCTGAAAACTACCGACGGTTATAATTACCTTGCACTTGACGACGATGTATGGCTTTATACCGGAGTTACTTCCGTTACAGGCGACCAAAGTATTGTAGGATTCGTTTTGATGAACCAGCGCACAGGAGAAACCCATTTCTATAGTGTACAAGGGGCTGTCGAAAGCTCCGCTATGAGCAGCGCTGAGGGTCAGGTACAGAACCTTGGGTACAAAGCCACCTTCCCACTTCTGCTCAATACTGCTGACCAGCCAACCTACTTTATTGCGTTAAAAGATAATTCCGGACTGGTTAAAAAGTACGCTATGGTCAATGTTCAAAAATATCAGATTGTCGCAATTGGTGATACCGTTGCGGAATGTGAAAAGAAATACATTTCCCTAATGGCTCAGAATGGAATTTCTGGAGGAACGGTTAACACAACTTTAAATGATAAAAAAATCACCGGTACAATCCGCAAGATGGCCCAGAGTGTACTGGAAGGCAACAGCCATTATTACCTGCTTCTAGACAGCAGTTCTTCCCTGTTTGATGTTCCAGTCTCTCAAGATCTTAATGTCCTGCGCTATTCTGAGGGAGATCGAATTACACTGACTTATACGCCCCCAGAAGATGGCAGTGCAAATGGCGTCTGCACCGTCACAGGAATTGTAAAAGACTCTGCCGGATCTTCTAATCCATCATCTACGGCAACAACGTCTTCCACTGCTTCAGCTACAGAATCCACCTCGAGCACTGCAAAATAA
- a CDS encoding exported protein of unknown function (Evidence 5 : Unknown function), translating into MKKKITAFFAAAILLFAAGCSTQTSSSAAANSSSSVSSSSYQTTDYLPLGSIVTLVDSSNKIMISGYASKDSDGSVWDYCGILYPDGYTDASKLYRFNRSQVNSIVSDGYTNDDMKAWLSQIKNRMQARG; encoded by the coding sequence ATGAAAAAAAAGATTACGGCATTTTTTGCGGCAGCTATTTTATTGTTTGCCGCCGGCTGCAGCACGCAAACTTCTTCCAGTGCCGCTGCCAATTCTTCCTCTTCGGTTTCTTCTTCTTCATATCAAACAACCGATTATTTGCCGCTTGGAAGCATTGTAACCTTGGTGGATAGTTCGAACAAAATTATGATTTCCGGATATGCCTCTAAAGATTCCGACGGTTCTGTTTGGGATTACTGCGGCATTCTTTACCCAGACGGATATACAGATGCTTCTAAGCTTTATCGCTTTAATCGTTCTCAAGTAAACAGTATCGTCTCTGATGGATATACTAATGATGATATGAAAGCGTGGTTGTCTCAGATCAAAAATCGGATGCAGGCACGCGGATAA
- a CDS encoding Arginase, protein MTTPAPILSILNFSHVYEEERFYQHKRIHWIDCTDLSGTDGFCDEKAAREIRKRIFLEPVRSIHFIDSGNYHYITRFWIEKILAPFSLVVFDHHSDMQKPLFSDLLSCGDWILDSLKKLPLLKKVILVGLSKEQKSKIPSEFQNQVLCVDSSHLNLSETQFSKLCGKFPIYISIDKDVLSKKVVNTSWDQGIMNLSQLRQMLAFLLRHREILGIDICGECPDCIEFLKSISQNDRVNASLLKFLGSLET, encoded by the coding sequence ATGACAACTCCGGCTCCGATTTTATCGATTCTAAACTTTTCTCATGTTTATGAGGAAGAGCGCTTTTACCAGCACAAACGAATTCACTGGATTGACTGCACCGACCTCAGCGGAACAGACGGATTCTGCGATGAAAAAGCCGCCCGCGAAATTCGGAAGCGAATTTTCTTGGAACCGGTTCGCAGCATTCACTTTATTGATTCTGGAAATTATCATTACATCACCAGGTTTTGGATAGAAAAGATTTTGGCTCCTTTTTCTCTGGTTGTCTTTGACCATCATTCTGATATGCAGAAGCCGCTTTTTTCTGACCTTCTTTCCTGTGGAGACTGGATTTTAGATTCTTTAAAAAAGCTTCCACTACTCAAAAAAGTCATCTTAGTTGGGCTTTCCAAAGAGCAGAAATCAAAGATTCCCTCAGAATTTCAAAATCAGGTTTTATGCGTTGATAGTTCTCATCTGAATCTTTCGGAAACTCAGTTTTCGAAACTCTGCGGAAAATTTCCAATTTATATTTCCATCGATAAAGATGTTCTCAGCAAAAAAGTAGTGAATACTTCCTGGGATCAAGGCATCATGAACCTTTCACAACTGCGCCAAATGCTTGCTTTTCTACTGCGCCATCGAGAAATTCTCGGCATCGATATCTGCGGGGAATGCCCCGACTGCATTGAATTTTTAAAAAGTATCAGTCAGAATGACCGCGTCAATGCATCTCTGCTTAAGTTCTTGGGATCTTTAGAAACATAA
- a CDS encoding protein of unknown function (Evidence 5 : Unknown function), with protein sequence MPKQKKSIYSNESLKYPITNGKSRRMGILLFSKAKQFPQS encoded by the coding sequence ATGCCTAAACAAAAGAAGTCAATTTATTCGAATGAAAGCTTAAAATATCCGATTACTAATGGAAAATCTCGTAGAATGGGTATATTACTTTTTAGCAAAGCAAAACAATTCCCCCAATCATAG
- a CDS encoding Lactate utilization protein, whose amino-acid sequence MDIQKTIQNLQKHGFTVSYFKTGAEAASHLVSELHGKTIGIGGSVTIDQLGVYDQLTKENTVFWHWKQQPAKEVRVSSLSAQIYLTSANAIAQSGEIINIDGSGNRVSASLYNHEKVIFIVGTNKIADDYDSAMWRARNVAAPLNARRLHRKTPCAMGKELKCYDCDSPERICNGISVLLRKMGGIPEMEVILIDEDLGY is encoded by the coding sequence ATGGATATTCAAAAAACGATCCAAAATCTTCAAAAGCATGGCTTTACTGTCTCATATTTTAAAACCGGAGCAGAAGCTGCCTCTCATCTTGTCTCTGAATTGCATGGCAAAACAATTGGAATTGGCGGAAGTGTAACGATTGATCAGCTCGGTGTCTATGACCAGCTTACAAAAGAAAATACCGTTTTTTGGCATTGGAAACAGCAGCCAGCAAAAGAAGTACGGGTTTCTTCCCTTTCTGCACAGATCTATCTGACCTCTGCCAATGCAATCGCGCAAAGCGGCGAGATTATCAATATTGACGGCAGTGGAAATCGAGTTTCCGCCTCTCTTTACAATCATGAAAAAGTGATTTTTATTGTCGGAACCAATAAAATTGCCGATGACTACGATTCTGCCATGTGGCGTGCACGGAACGTTGCCGCACCGCTTAACGCCAGAAGGCTGCACCGAAAAACACCTTGCGCCATGGGAAAGGAACTAAAATGCTATGATTGCGATAGTCCCGAACGCATCTGCAATGGTATTTCTGTACTTCTTCGCAAGATGGGTGGCATTCCTGAAATGGAAGTTATTCTGATCGATGAAGATTTGGGATATTAA
- a CDS encoding Sodium-dependent transporter, protein MNTSPDSPHKNGNFSSNFGFIIACVGSAVGLGNIWMFPYRLGQYGGAAFLIPYLLFVFLFGWVGLSAEFAIGRRARTGTLGAYEYCFESRGKKTLGSILGWIPLLGSLGIAIGYAIIIGWVARSCYGSITGEIFVGEAKQFFSQATGDFGSLFWNALVVILVCWILLAGTTKGIEKASRVMMPLFFVLFLVLAIWVSFLPGAKAGYEFLLIPKWDALLRSDTWVMAMGQAFFSLSITGSGMIVYGAYLDKKADIPSASLRTALFDTIAALLAAFAIMPAVFAFHIDATSGPSLMFLTLPGIFKQIPMGQIFSIFFFVSVIFAGITSLINMFEAVIESWQHRFSIPRKAAVLLCGALTLLVGIFIEAEPKVGNWMDFVSIIIVPIGAVLGAISVYYILGYDKIKEELQIGHPKPLSKSYPIFAKYIYVPLTIIVLVLGLCFHGIG, encoded by the coding sequence ATGAATACATCACCTGACTCCCCGCACAAGAACGGGAATTTCAGCTCGAACTTTGGATTTATTATTGCCTGCGTAGGCTCGGCCGTAGGACTGGGGAACATTTGGATGTTTCCTTATCGTCTCGGGCAATACGGCGGTGCCGCTTTTCTGATTCCCTATCTACTGTTTGTATTTTTATTCGGCTGGGTAGGGCTTTCCGCTGAATTTGCGATTGGACGCCGCGCGCGCACCGGAACCCTGGGTGCCTATGAATACTGTTTTGAAAGCCGCGGCAAAAAAACACTCGGTTCTATTCTTGGCTGGATTCCGCTTTTAGGCTCTCTTGGAATTGCTATCGGCTATGCCATTATTATTGGATGGGTTGCGCGTTCCTGCTATGGCTCTATCACAGGAGAAATTTTCGTTGGGGAAGCAAAACAATTTTTTTCACAAGCAACCGGTGATTTTGGAAGCCTTTTTTGGAATGCATTGGTTGTTATTCTTGTCTGTTGGATTCTTCTCGCCGGCACCACAAAGGGAATCGAAAAAGCAAGCCGGGTTATGATGCCGCTTTTCTTTGTACTGTTTCTGGTCCTAGCGATCTGGGTCTCGTTCCTTCCTGGTGCCAAAGCAGGATATGAGTTTTTGCTGATTCCAAAATGGGATGCACTTCTCCGCAGTGATACCTGGGTAATGGCAATGGGGCAAGCTTTTTTCTCTCTTTCCATCACCGGTTCCGGCATGATCGTCTATGGTGCCTATCTGGACAAAAAGGCCGATATCCCCAGTGCTTCGCTGCGCACTGCACTATTTGATACCATCGCCGCTCTGCTTGCTGCATTCGCCATTATGCCGGCTGTGTTCGCATTTCACATTGATGCGACCAGCGGTCCCTCTCTGATGTTTCTCACCCTACCCGGCATTTTTAAGCAGATTCCGATGGGACAGATTTTCTCTATCTTTTTCTTTGTTTCCGTGATATTTGCCGGAATCACCTCTTTAATTAATATGTTTGAAGCAGTAATTGAAAGCTGGCAGCATCGATTTTCTATCCCCCGCAAAGCAGCCGTCCTTTTATGTGGTGCGCTGACACTTTTAGTGGGAATTTTTATCGAAGCAGAACCAAAAGTAGGAAATTGGATGGACTTTGTTTCCATTATCATCGTACCGATTGGAGCCGTTCTTGGTGCAATTTCTGTTTACTATATTCTCGGATATGATAAAATTAAAGAGGAACTCCAGATTGGTCACCCAAAACCGCTTTCAAAAAGCTATCCAATCTTTGCAAAATATATTTATGTTCCACTCACCATTATCGTACTGGTTCTGGGACTCTGTTTCCACGGAATCGGCTAA